The following are encoded in a window of Limibacter armeniacum genomic DNA:
- a CDS encoding nucleotidyltransferase domain-containing protein, producing MEKKIQAQLDTIEKTYNIRILYACESGSRAWGMHSPDSDYDIRFIYVREPEWYWSISEGKKDTIETITPDNLDLVGWDIRKVLQLTAKSNVASMEHLNSPIIYRETPQIRELLKAATTDCFSPKAVIYHYLGLAKNFSELLLEEKVSAKKVLYIIRSLLAANWVATYQTIPPIEIEELRKLIVSEVQSKELDRLLAEKMKAGEQEKTVLPTAIAILIQELMAKASEAVNTAATKKANYIKLDDIFRLILKEYGNTIAVN from the coding sequence ATGGAAAAGAAAATACAAGCACAACTTGATACAATCGAAAAGACTTACAATATCCGCATCCTGTACGCCTGCGAAAGCGGCAGCCGTGCATGGGGCATGCATTCTCCCGACAGTGACTATGATATCCGGTTTATCTATGTCCGTGAACCGGAATGGTATTGGAGCATTTCGGAAGGAAAAAAGGACACCATTGAAACCATCACACCTGATAATCTCGATCTTGTGGGATGGGATATCCGAAAGGTATTGCAACTGACTGCCAAGTCCAATGTCGCATCAATGGAACACCTGAACTCCCCGATCATTTATAGAGAAACACCACAGATTAGAGAGTTGCTGAAAGCCGCAACTACTGACTGTTTCTCTCCCAAGGCAGTAATATACCATTACCTTGGACTGGCAAAAAACTTCAGCGAACTGCTACTAGAGGAGAAAGTCAGCGCCAAAAAAGTGCTGTACATTATCAGGTCTTTACTGGCTGCCAATTGGGTGGCAACCTATCAGACCATTCCTCCTATTGAAATTGAAGAGTTGAGAAAACTGATCGTATCAGAAGTACAGTCAAAGGAATTGGACAGGCTGCTTGCCGAAAAAATGAAAGCTGGAGAACAGGAAAAAACAGTCTTACCTACCGCCATTGCAATCCTGATTCAGGAATTGATGGCAAAAGCGTCAGAAGCCGTTAATACCGCTGCCACCAAGAAGGCTAATTACATAAAACTGGACGACATTTTCAGACTTATACTGAAAGAATATGGAAACACGATTGCTGTCAATTGA
- a CDS encoding polynucleotide kinase-phosphatase: MKINIPNISLVALVGISGSGKSTFARKHFKDTEIVSSDRCRAMIADDENEKTATNEAFQLLHQIVSLRLKRGKLTVVDATNTQNTGRKELVALAKKHHVLPVAIVLDIPVETCLERNLNRTDREIPDYAIRRQHKELKRSLRQLKKEGFRQIQVIRSVEEMEAVEEIIRTKLYNDKTELTGPFDIIGDVHGCFDELVLLLDKLGYQITEVPEANGNYGLQVIPPQGRQAIFLGDLVDRGPKSPEVLKLVISMVRSGAALCVPGNHDIKLMRKLKGNPVQVKHGLEKTMEQLEGASPEFLHDIRSFIDQLISHFVLDGGNLVVAHAGLKEEMQGKTSGAVRSFCLFGDTTGETDELGLPVRYDWTQDYKGAALVAYGHTPVAAAEFSNNTINLDTGCVFGGELSAMRYPEKEIISVEALDTYAVSSRPFKEVINQDTIPNIQDVVGKKVVSTSLMGNVTIKEENNWAALETIGRFAVNPKWLIYLPPTMSPAETSSLPDMLEHPDEVFKYFANREVKQVICQEKHMGSRAVVIVCRNEAVVRKRFGIEGEGIGTCYTRSGRAFFDNKDTEQALLKRLQEALTKVNFWEQMQTDWVCLDCELMPWSVKAGELLEKQYAAVGCAANTGLEMAIAALQNTAERGIDVGDLLHDFQYKKDSAALFTDAYRHHCWEVKSLEDYKLAPFHILATEGKVHTDKTHLWHMEQLHQLCAADPAILKATTYKVVNLDSEEACKQATNWWMEMTSQGGEGMVVKPLDFISLEDGKLLQPALKCRGKEYLRIIYGPDYTHPDKISVLKQRRLSHKRSLAVREFALGIEGLQRFVAKQSFAKVHECTFSVLALESEAIDPRL; the protein is encoded by the coding sequence ATGAAAATCAATATACCCAATATATCGCTGGTGGCACTGGTAGGCATATCCGGCTCCGGAAAATCCACCTTTGCCAGAAAGCATTTCAAGGACACAGAAATTGTCTCTTCTGACCGATGCAGGGCAATGATTGCCGATGACGAAAATGAAAAAACTGCTACCAACGAAGCTTTTCAGCTCTTGCATCAGATCGTTTCCCTGCGCCTGAAACGTGGTAAGTTGACAGTTGTGGACGCCACCAACACACAGAATACGGGCAGAAAAGAACTTGTGGCATTGGCTAAAAAGCATCATGTATTGCCTGTTGCCATTGTTTTGGATATTCCTGTCGAAACTTGTCTGGAGCGAAACCTCAACAGGACAGACCGTGAAATTCCGGACTATGCAATCAGAAGACAGCACAAGGAACTGAAAAGGTCATTACGTCAACTGAAAAAAGAAGGATTCCGTCAGATTCAGGTGATCCGCTCTGTAGAAGAAATGGAAGCGGTAGAGGAAATCATCAGAACCAAGCTATACAATGACAAGACAGAGCTGACCGGTCCGTTTGATATCATCGGAGATGTCCACGGCTGTTTTGATGAACTGGTACTACTACTTGACAAACTGGGATACCAAATCACAGAAGTACCGGAAGCCAATGGTAACTACGGACTTCAGGTAATACCTCCTCAGGGCAGACAAGCCATATTTCTAGGCGACCTTGTGGACCGTGGTCCAAAATCACCTGAAGTACTGAAACTGGTTATCAGCATGGTTCGCTCAGGGGCAGCACTCTGCGTTCCCGGTAATCATGACATCAAACTGATGAGAAAACTGAAAGGAAACCCAGTACAGGTAAAGCATGGATTGGAAAAAACGATGGAACAGCTGGAAGGTGCCTCTCCTGAGTTCCTGCATGATATCCGTTCATTTATAGATCAGCTGATCAGCCATTTTGTTTTGGATGGGGGGAACCTTGTCGTGGCACATGCTGGACTGAAAGAGGAGATGCAAGGCAAGACATCTGGCGCTGTCCGGTCATTCTGCCTGTTCGGTGATACCACAGGAGAAACGGATGAATTGGGATTGCCTGTCCGTTATGACTGGACACAGGATTACAAGGGAGCTGCATTGGTTGCTTACGGTCATACACCGGTTGCAGCAGCCGAGTTCTCCAACAATACCATTAACCTTGATACAGGCTGCGTATTCGGTGGAGAACTCTCCGCCATGCGATACCCTGAAAAGGAGATTATCTCAGTTGAGGCTTTGGATACTTATGCCGTTTCTTCCCGACCATTCAAGGAAGTAATCAATCAGGATACCATTCCAAACATACAGGATGTGGTAGGCAAAAAAGTGGTCAGCACTTCCCTAATGGGAAATGTTACCATCAAAGAAGAAAACAACTGGGCTGCACTAGAAACCATCGGACGGTTTGCAGTAAACCCAAAATGGTTGATCTACCTGCCTCCAACGATGTCTCCAGCAGAGACTTCTTCCTTACCTGATATGCTTGAACACCCCGACGAGGTCTTTAAATACTTTGCCAATCGGGAAGTGAAACAGGTAATCTGTCAAGAAAAGCATATGGGTTCAAGGGCAGTTGTCATTGTCTGCCGTAACGAAGCCGTGGTCAGAAAAAGGTTCGGCATTGAAGGGGAAGGAATCGGAACCTGCTATACCCGATCAGGAAGGGCATTCTTTGACAACAAAGACACCGAACAGGCATTACTGAAAAGACTTCAGGAAGCGCTGACCAAGGTAAACTTCTGGGAGCAAATGCAGACAGATTGGGTTTGCCTGGACTGCGAACTGATGCCTTGGTCTGTCAAAGCAGGTGAGCTACTCGAAAAGCAGTATGCAGCCGTCGGCTGTGCTGCCAATACAGGACTGGAAATGGCTATAGCAGCATTGCAAAATACAGCAGAACGGGGCATAGATGTAGGAGATTTACTTCATGACTTTCAGTATAAAAAAGATTCGGCTGCCTTGTTTACAGATGCATACAGACACCATTGCTGGGAAGTCAAATCCTTGGAAGATTACAAGCTGGCTCCGTTCCATATTTTGGCTACAGAAGGAAAAGTCCATACAGATAAAACACACTTATGGCATATGGAACAGTTACATCAGCTATGCGCAGCAGACCCTGCCATCCTGAAAGCCACTACTTACAAAGTGGTAAATCTGGATTCAGAAGAAGCATGTAAACAGGCTACCAATTGGTGGATGGAGATGACCTCACAAGGTGGAGAAGGAATGGTGGTAAAACCCCTTGACTTTATCAGCCTTGAGGATGGAAAACTCCTGCAACCTGCCCTGAAGTGCAGAGGAAAGGAATACCTGAGAATCATCTACGGACCTGATTACACACATCCTGATAAGATCAGTGTGCTGAAGCAAAGAAGACTTTCCCATAAACGTTCCTTGGCGGTTCGGGAATTTGCACTGGGCATTGAAGGATTGCAACGATTTGTTGCCAAACAGTCATTTGCCAAGGTACACGAATGTACATTTTCAGTATTGGCACTTGAAAGCGAAGCCATTGACCCTAGACTTTAA
- a CDS encoding DUF6607 family protein: MRTTIISALMLALSVSFSFAQKKKIKEDQEAIKDMCGCYEVTFNYSETFAPDTAYQFHDNYKTGGLEWVELVEDTDKKIVMQHLLIVGDTMIIKHWRQDWLYENTDLYMFSANNTWEYVSLPKDQVKGQWTQKVFQVDDSPRYEGTASWVHVDGKHYWENATPSPLPRREFSKRSDYNLMVRGNRHEITSAGWVHEQDNKKIIRSEAGDELLAEEKGMNTYHKVDDSRCAVAQKWWKENQEFWGTVRNEWDEVFAKKQKLELNSKVEGKKLFMYLFPLPTETPKEEIKGIINSFVKK, from the coding sequence ATGAGAACGACTATTATTTCTGCCCTGATGCTTGCGTTATCTGTAAGCTTCTCATTTGCACAAAAGAAAAAGATCAAGGAAGATCAAGAGGCCATCAAAGACATGTGTGGCTGTTACGAAGTAACCTTTAACTACAGTGAGACATTTGCACCAGACACAGCATATCAATTCCATGACAACTACAAAACTGGTGGATTGGAATGGGTAGAACTGGTAGAAGACACTGACAAGAAAATTGTCATGCAGCACTTACTTATTGTTGGTGACACGATGATCATCAAACACTGGAGACAAGACTGGCTGTATGAAAACACTGACCTGTATATGTTCAGCGCCAATAATACTTGGGAGTATGTTTCACTACCTAAAGATCAGGTAAAAGGTCAGTGGACACAGAAAGTATTCCAAGTAGATGACAGCCCACGCTACGAAGGCACAGCTTCTTGGGTACACGTGGATGGCAAACACTATTGGGAAAACGCAACTCCAAGTCCACTACCAAGAAGAGAATTCTCTAAAAGAAGTGACTATAACCTGATGGTCAGAGGTAACCGTCATGAAATCACAAGCGCTGGTTGGGTACATGAACAAGACAACAAAAAAATCATCCGTTCAGAAGCTGGTGATGAGCTATTGGCTGAAGAAAAAGGCATGAACACTTACCACAAGGTGGATGATAGCCGTTGTGCAGTTGCTCAGAAATGGTGGAAAGAAAACCAAGAATTCTGGGGTACTGTCAGAAACGAGTGGGATGAAGTATTTGCTAAAAAGCAGAAACTGGAACTGAACAGCAAAGTGGAAGGCAAGAAGCTTTTCATGTACCTGTTCCCACTACCAACTGAAACTCCTAAAGAAGAGATCAAGGGTATCATCAATTCATTCGTGAAAAAATAA
- a CDS encoding 3' terminal RNA ribose 2'-O-methyltransferase Hen1: MLLTITTTHYPATDLGYLLHKHPDRMQSVPLSCGKAHIFYPKASEQKCTVALLLELDTVEMVRNRKGPAGDRLQLTHYVNDRPYVASSFMGTALSKAFSSAMNGTCNAKPELTTTDIPLEVEIAVLKSTGGEQLIRDLFEPLQYEVELKEHMLDEQFPTWGKSPYYTVKLKKKEKLKRVLSHLYVLLPVLDNDKHYWIDQSEKEKLIQKGKGWLDTHPLKEMITKRYLKHLQKYTSDLLETDESFSQPVHEYRLEQIVNQLKTLGIQSVIDLGCGDGKLLELLIREKQFKRIAGMDISIRELEKAKRRLHYDQLPERVKDRLTLMAGALNYRDERTKGYEAAILSEVIEHINENRLPVLEENVFGFAQPQYVIVTTPNAEYNALFEESQGFRHQDHRFEWNRMQFKEWTKKVALQFGYMVEVFPLGPEENPTFGTISQMAVFTKK, encoded by the coding sequence ATGCTATTGACGATCACAACTACTCACTACCCTGCCACTGACTTGGGATATCTACTGCACAAGCATCCGGACAGGATGCAGTCAGTACCATTGTCATGCGGAAAGGCACATATATTTTACCCAAAAGCTTCAGAACAGAAATGTACGGTGGCATTACTGCTTGAACTTGATACTGTAGAAATGGTTCGAAACAGGAAAGGTCCGGCAGGTGACAGGCTACAGCTCACTCATTATGTAAATGACCGTCCTTATGTGGCATCGTCCTTTATGGGAACGGCACTTTCTAAGGCTTTTTCTTCAGCCATGAACGGTACATGTAATGCAAAACCTGAATTGACAACAACCGATATTCCACTTGAAGTGGAAATTGCCGTACTGAAATCAACTGGTGGTGAACAGCTTATTCGTGATCTCTTTGAACCGCTTCAATATGAGGTAGAGCTCAAGGAACATATGTTGGACGAGCAATTTCCAACTTGGGGCAAAAGCCCTTACTATACAGTCAAACTAAAGAAAAAGGAAAAACTGAAACGTGTGCTTTCACACCTATATGTGCTACTTCCTGTTTTGGACAATGACAAACATTACTGGATTGATCAGTCTGAAAAGGAGAAGCTGATACAGAAAGGGAAAGGCTGGCTGGATACACATCCGCTGAAGGAAATGATCACAAAAAGGTATTTGAAACATTTGCAGAAGTATACCTCCGATCTGCTTGAAACGGATGAAAGTTTCAGTCAGCCTGTCCATGAATACAGATTAGAACAGATCGTAAATCAGCTCAAAACGCTCGGCATCCAATCAGTCATTGATTTGGGTTGTGGCGATGGCAAACTACTGGAGTTACTGATCAGGGAGAAGCAGTTCAAAAGAATAGCAGGCATGGACATTTCCATCAGGGAACTGGAAAAAGCCAAAAGAAGGCTTCACTATGATCAGCTTCCCGAACGGGTAAAAGACCGTCTCACGCTGATGGCAGGTGCATTGAACTATCGGGATGAGCGAACCAAAGGCTACGAGGCTGCCATTCTTTCTGAGGTAATTGAGCATATAAATGAAAACAGACTGCCTGTTCTGGAGGAGAATGTATTCGGGTTTGCACAGCCTCAGTATGTGATCGTAACCACACCCAATGCGGAATACAATGCCCTGTTTGAGGAGTCTCAGGGATTCAGACATCAGGATCACCGCTTCGAGTGGAACAGGATGCAATTCAAGGAATGGACAAAGAAGGTTGCCTTGCAGTTCGGCTATATGGTTGAAGTATTTCCATTGGGTCCTGAAGAAAACCCAACATTCGGTACCATCTCTCAGATGGCTGTATTTACCAAAAAATAG
- a CDS encoding DUF4625 domain-containing protein, protein MKLRNILTILLATMVIWACDDSDDEIADGPVIEQFAVHAAEGEHNHEGEEEEHDEEEVHVTIGSTMDVEAVISGEAGVTAYKITIHPAFDGHSHRVAVDNIGWNFNSNVDLTGTTLVDVEDEIAIPLYINSATGLEWKEEDGEENKMATPEGDYHLLLFALDANGRDAMKEQVLHLENEQ, encoded by the coding sequence ATGAAACTAAGAAACATCCTTACTATACTGTTAGCTACAATGGTGATTTGGGCTTGTGATGACTCTGATGATGAAATAGCAGATGGACCTGTCATTGAACAGTTTGCTGTTCATGCGGCTGAAGGCGAACACAATCATGAAGGAGAAGAAGAGGAACATGACGAAGAGGAGGTACATGTTACGATTGGAAGCACAATGGACGTAGAAGCGGTTATTTCAGGAGAAGCAGGTGTGACAGCTTACAAAATCACTATTCACCCAGCATTTGATGGACATAGCCACCGTGTAGCTGTTGACAACATAGGTTGGAACTTTAATAGCAATGTAGACCTTACAGGTACAACTTTGGTAGATGTAGAGGATGAGATTGCAATTCCATTGTACATCAACTCAGCGACTGGACTTGAGTGGAAAGAAGAGGATGGTGAAGAAAATAAGATGGCTACTCCTGAAGGAGATTACCACTTGTTGTTATTTGCATTGGATGCCAATGGCAGGGATGCAATGAAAGAGCAGGTGTTGCATTTGGAGAATGAACAATAA
- a CDS encoding helix-turn-helix transcriptional regulator, translating to MPINRNALIRYRTIDSCLRNRYRKWTMPDLIEACSEALYEYEGIEKGVSRRTVQADIQMMRSEKLGYNAPIVVVEKKYYTYEDPDYTITNLGLSSQDLHTINEAVSILKQFKGFSHFQELNGMISKLEDKVHTQAKKEDSVIDLDTNENLKGLEYLDFLYQSIIHQKALDISYQSFKAKKPGRILFHPYLLKEYNGRWFVVGAKGNKKKAPLVFLAIDRIENVGYSQHHAYRENTTIDLKELFSKVIGVSANPGQKTEMVRIWVGKKDAPYLLTKPFHNTQKQVEERENGVVLEFEVQLNLELESKLLSYGDRIEVLGPEKLRERIRNRVLNAFKYYE from the coding sequence ATGCCAATCAACCGAAATGCCCTTATACGATACCGTACCATTGACAGCTGTCTGAGAAACCGCTATAGAAAGTGGACGATGCCTGATCTGATTGAAGCTTGCTCAGAAGCCCTGTATGAATATGAAGGAATAGAGAAAGGGGTAAGCAGGAGGACAGTACAGGCTGATATCCAAATGATGCGCAGTGAAAAACTGGGCTACAATGCGCCCATTGTGGTGGTGGAAAAGAAGTACTACACCTATGAAGACCCTGACTATACCATTACTAATCTGGGCCTGTCTTCTCAGGATTTGCATACCATTAACGAAGCTGTATCCATTCTAAAGCAGTTCAAGGGATTCTCGCATTTTCAGGAATTGAATGGCATGATTTCCAAATTGGAAGACAAGGTACATACGCAGGCAAAGAAAGAGGACTCCGTTATTGACCTTGATACCAATGAGAACCTAAAAGGACTAGAGTACCTTGATTTCCTGTATCAGTCGATTATCCATCAAAAGGCGTTGGATATTTCTTATCAGTCCTTTAAGGCAAAAAAGCCAGGCAGAATTCTATTTCATCCTTACCTATTGAAGGAATATAATGGTAGGTGGTTTGTGGTAGGAGCAAAGGGAAACAAGAAGAAAGCGCCTTTGGTATTTCTAGCGATTGACCGTATTGAAAATGTGGGCTACTCCCAACACCATGCTTACCGAGAAAACACAACTATTGATCTGAAGGAACTATTCAGCAAGGTGATTGGTGTATCAGCGAATCCGGGACAAAAAACAGAAATGGTTCGTATTTGGGTCGGTAAAAAAGATGCTCCTTATCTTTTAACTAAGCCATTTCATAATACCCAAAAGCAGGTAGAAGAACGTGAGAATGGCGTTGTATTGGAGTTTGAGGTTCAACTGAATTTGGAGCTGGAATCTAAGTTACTGAGTTATGGAGACCGTATAGAAGTACTGGGACCTGAGAAGTTACGAGAGCGGATTAGAAATAGGGTTTTAAATGCTTTTAAGTATTATGAATAA
- a CDS encoding nucleotidyltransferase domain-containing protein, with product METRLLSIEQLKKGGHLIFECISGSRAYGLDTPTSDTDIKGIYLLPEAMYFGLDYVPQVSNDTQDLMYFELGRFVELLAANNPTALEVLNTSEDKVLYRHPLMDKLETRLFLTKKCKDSFAGYANSQVKKAKGLNKKIHNPMEKERKSILHFCYVTVEGKTLPLIKWLETNGLTQEQCGLVNLANMKDLYALYTDTDGAYGFKGIMQKETANAVSLSSIPKGLEPATYLYFNKDGYTKYCKDHKAYWDWVKDRNEARYQSTLEHGKNYDAKNMMHTFRLLNMAEEILRDGQVNVKRADREFLLAVKSGTFSYQELVEMAQEKLQHIEQLAATSPLPDEVDLLHIKQVVYQIRKAWYTQ from the coding sequence ATGGAAACACGATTGCTGTCAATTGAACAACTGAAAAAGGGCGGGCACCTGATCTTTGAATGCATCAGCGGAAGTAGGGCGTACGGATTGGACACACCCACTTCTGATACGGATATCAAAGGTATTTACCTATTGCCTGAAGCGATGTACTTCGGACTGGACTATGTACCACAAGTCAGCAATGACACCCAAGACCTGATGTATTTCGAGTTGGGACGTTTTGTGGAGCTATTGGCTGCCAACAATCCAACAGCGCTCGAAGTCCTGAACACTTCCGAAGATAAGGTGCTTTACCGGCATCCGCTGATGGACAAACTGGAAACCCGTCTGTTCCTGACCAAAAAATGTAAAGACTCTTTTGCCGGTTATGCAAACTCTCAGGTCAAGAAAGCCAAAGGACTGAACAAGAAAATCCATAACCCGATGGAGAAGGAACGTAAAAGCATCCTACATTTCTGTTATGTCACTGTTGAAGGGAAAACCCTTCCGCTGATCAAATGGCTAGAGACCAACGGACTGACACAGGAACAGTGTGGACTGGTCAACCTTGCCAATATGAAAGACCTGTATGCCCTCTATACTGATACCGATGGCGCTTATGGTTTTAAGGGAATCATGCAAAAGGAAACCGCCAATGCCGTAAGCCTAAGCAGTATACCAAAAGGACTGGAACCTGCCACTTACCTGTACTTCAACAAGGATGGCTATACCAAGTATTGCAAAGACCATAAGGCGTATTGGGATTGGGTAAAAGACCGAAATGAGGCAAGGTATCAATCCACCTTGGAGCATGGCAAAAACTACGATGCCAAGAATATGATGCATACGTTCCGCCTGCTGAATATGGCTGAGGAAATACTGCGAGACGGTCAGGTCAATGTCAAGAGAGCAGACCGTGAGTTTCTGCTGGCTGTCAAAAGCGGGACTTTCAGCTATCAGGAATTGGTGGAAATGGCACAGGAAAAGCTGCAACATATCGAGCAGCTGGCAGCCACTTCTCCCCTACCTGATGAGGTGGATTTGCTACATATCAAACAAGTGGTGTATCAGATACGAAAGGCATGGTATACCCAATAA
- a CDS encoding helix-turn-helix domain-containing protein: MEVNTTTEFRKLVETALERAGMRKSALARGMGITPQNLNIMLNNGNPRLETMLMIWRVLASEGVEFNEVVPSDRLDDPLVVFIMSYEFEQGISGTPEDGERRKSRRELEEELSECREKMAKDGEELQDLRALVAEQQLEIYRLKRQLEARSGL, from the coding sequence ATGGAGGTGAATACAACAACAGAATTCCGGAAACTGGTGGAAACAGCCCTTGAGCGGGCAGGCATGCGTAAGTCTGCACTGGCCCGAGGCATGGGCATTACGCCGCAGAACCTCAATATCATGCTCAACAACGGCAACCCAAGGCTGGAGACGATGCTGATGATCTGGCGTGTGCTGGCTTCTGAAGGGGTGGAATTCAATGAGGTGGTGCCCAGTGATCGGCTGGATGACCCACTGGTGGTCTTTATCATGTCGTATGAGTTTGAGCAGGGGATTTCCGGGACACCGGAAGATGGGGAGCGTCGCAAGAGTCGCAGGGAACTCGAGGAGGAGCTTTCGGAGTGCAGGGAAAAGATGGCTAAAGATGGGGAGGAATTGCAGGACCTGAGGGCGCTGGTGGCTGAGCAGCAACTGGAGATTTACCGACTGAAGAGACAGCTGGAGGCAAGGTCAGGACTATGA